gatcgcaggaagggctaacgcggccgaaaacgaagttaaaaacggcttaggagcagggtaaacgcggccgcactttacaggataggcctgaatatCGGGATTTCTTGTGCATGCTATCTTTTGCTTTGTGTGCAGGGTTCACGAGCTGCGCACGCACATGTGAACAGCATAGAGGAAACTGACTGTAAAGCAGGGGTAAGCAACTCTGGTCCTAGAGTGCAGCAAACAGGTCTGTTTTGAGGATATACAGAATGAACATCCATGAGTTAGATTTCCATTCaccacctccattgtatgcaaatgattctcttgcctattcattgtggatttcctgaaaaccagatctgtttatggcactccaggaccagagttgccacCCAGGGTCTAAAGCATGCTGGGATTCTAAATTATGAATGACTGTCATCCTATAAATATTATGACATAATTCGCATGGTAATATTGACATAATTCAGTGGAAGACCGTGTGAcatgtttttttgtaaaataccCCTCATTGTATGCCGCTTTGAGCTACACAGAAAAGTAGGATAACAATATGTTAATTACACTGCTATCATTTGCTCCCTAAACCTAGGGTTTCCTCatactttctctttaaaaaaactGATTTATGTATTGTCTATTTTCCCGTCAAAAGTTTTTCTTCCCTTTGCACTTAAATCTTCCTCTTAACCACGATGCTATTCTGTCCTATCGCAACGAACACCTTTAATCTCTTTTCTGTCATCACTGCCCTCGGTAAAGTGTCCTCCTCTCAGCCAAGGGGAAGGGACCCTGCTTCCTCCGGAGATactcccctgcccctgcccctgccccagaaATGCCCCTGCGCCGCCCTTGCCCCTTTAAGCAGCGATCCGGCGAGCTGCGGAAAGCCGGAGTGACGTGCGCTGGAAATCACGTGGGAGCAGCTTCACTCCGCCGCTCCCGCCTCGTCACGCGGGCGGCCTTCCACCGCTGCCCAGGGGCGGAGGGCGCGAGGATCGCGTCGCGGTGTCTCCTGTCACTGGCAGGAGCGAGCACCTCGGCCAGGTAGccgcgcagccgacggcccccgGAGCCGGTGAACCGCTCGCCTTGGAGCTCCGGTTGCTACAGGAAGGCAGCGCACGCCCTCCGCTGTACGGGAGCCACCGTGCGCTCGCGGGCTGCCTGAGTTTTCACGACAGCTCCTTTCACCTTGCCCACTGCAGCCGGGGGTAAGATTTCCGTCATCTGAAGGTTTGTTCAAGCCAAAGGAATGTCATTTCTTGCGTGGTGCATATTGTTTAATTACTAAAGTGTATCTGTACGGCTCCTAATCAGACCACCAGGGAGGGCTGTTCCTTGGCATGGTTCTGAATGCAGCATTGTTGGTCTTTTTATTGTTTAATCCTGTTTGGGCACTGGTAAGGCGGAAAATAAACTGATGAGCACACGTGTAGTCCAAGGCAACACTTGGTAGCCACGTTTGGGGTGAATCCATAGTGACTTCGGAGCAGGGGGCAGAGTGACAGTGATCTGAGTCTCTTGGCAATAAGGGTCATTGGCCACTAACCACTCATCTGAAGCTAGGGGAGAGTGCTGTGGGCCTTCGGACACTGCCCTATTGTGGGAATGGTCACTCCACACTTCCGAGGGAACTGTGGTCCGAGCCCAAACTGCTTTTACAATGGTTGGGCTAGATAGGGTAGTTAACAAGGGGAGACTTAATATGTGATGTATACCTGTACAAACTGTCCATTTAAATTTGACCTCAATGGCAGTCCGTTTGAATATATTTGAATCATATAAAGAATGTGACCCATTGCTGATTCTGGTACTGTATCTGTGTGTTTCTGCTtgttaaataacttttttttttttaatggagagaTTTCTTTCCTCCATGTAAGTGCTTATGAAGGCTTATGGTAAGGTAGCCCCAAGCAGGACCTGGTTTTGATAGTGCTGGAAGCTCAAAGCGGCAGGAGGAAACTTTtggttaaaaataaatttaacaaaTCAACCTTTAGTATTGACTGATAGAACAGCATATACTTGGGCATGCTTGCTATGCAAATCAGCAGAAGGATCTTTTCTTAACAACTAATGGCAGTTTCTGAGAGCATGAAGTGAGCAACATTTGGAAAAGTTCATGAAAATGTTttgcggagagagagagagagcaggagactgggaagcTAGGGAGGGATGATATTTACAGGATAAACTTATAcacaattatatattttgttgtttaggtACTGCCAGTGGTTTTCAATTGACACCGTCGAAGCTGCCTTTTTAGGACGTGCTGAATGAATGCCACAGTTACAACTTTGACCTTCTCCATCTGATTTCAGTCTGAAGCCTGTGCGGTATTGTAGCCATAATGGAAAATAACTGGAACGTGCCAGGCTCTGAAGAGCACAGCACAGCATCATGGCCTGACACAAACAGCCGTGCAAATGTGCAGGGGTCTACTGGGCACAACAGTACAGTTATAATAGGCTCTGAAGAACACAATGCAAATGTGCCAGGGTCTAACAAGCAAAGCAGTGCAAACGTGCCAGCGTCTGAAGAGGACAACGGAAATGTGCCAGGATCTGATGGGCAAAGAGGTGCAATTACGCTGGTGTCTGAAGAGCACAATGGAAATGTGCCAGGATCTGATGGGCAAAGAGGTGCAATTACGCTGGTGTCTGAAGAGCACAATGGAAATGGGCCAGGATCTGATGGGCAAAGCAGTGCAAACGTGCCGGCGTCTGAAGAGCACAATGGAAATGGGCCAGGATCTGACGGGCAAAGCGGTGCAGACGTGCCGGCGTCTGAGGAGCGCAATGGAAATGGGCCAGGATCTGACGGGCAAAGCGGTGCAGACGTGCCGGCGTCTGAGGAGCGCAATGGAAATGGGCCAGGATCTGACGGGCAAAGCGGTGCAGACGTGCCGGCGTCTGAGGAGCGCAATGGAAATGTGCCAGGATCTGACGGGCAAAGCGGTGCACACGTGCCGGCGTCTGAGGAGCGCAATGGAAATGGGCCAGGATCTGACGGGCAAAGCGGTGCAGACGTGCCGGCGTCTGAGGAGCGCAATGGAAATGGGCCAGGATCTGACGGGCAAAGCGGTGCACATGTGCCGGCGTCTGAAGAGCGCAATGGAAATGTGCCAGGATCTGACGGGCAAAGCGGTGCAGACGTGCCGGCGTCTGAGGAGCGCAATGGAAATGGGCCAGGATCTGACGGGCAAAGCGGTGCAGACGTGCCGGCGTCTGAGGAGCGCAATGGAAATGTGCCAGGATCTGACGGGCAAAGCGGTGCAGACGTGCCAGCGTCTGAGGAGCGCAATGGAAATGGGCCAGGATCTGACGGGCAAAGCGGTGCAGACGTGCCGGCGTCTGAGGAGCACAATGGAAATGTGCCAGGATCTGACGGGCAAAGCGGTGCAAACGCGCCGGCGTCTGAAGAACGCAATGGAAATGTGCCAGGATCTGACGGGCAAAGTGGTGCAAACGCGCCGGCGTCTGAAGAACGCAATGCAAATGTGCCAGGATCTGACGGGCAAAGCGGTGCAAACGTGCCGGCGTCTGAAGAGCGCAGTGCAAATGTGTCAGGATCCTGTGGGCACAGTAATGCAAATGTGCCAGGGTCTGATGGGCAGAATGCAAATGTGCCAGGGCTTAATGGGCTTAGCAATGTGAACATGCCAGGGCCTGATGGGTGCAACAATGCAAACATTGGTCATAACATTGTGAAACCCTCCGCCCATGGAGCAGAACGTTTCAAAGTGGAAATCAAGAGGCATGCTATCACAGACGACTATAAGGTGTCAAAGCAGGTACTCGGACTGGGCATCAATGGGAAGGTCCTGGAGTGCTTCCACAGGAGGACTGGGCAGAAGTGCGCCTTAAAGGttagtattttttcttttgtgagaattaataaataattcaaaGGATCATGTAATGGGAaaacaagaggaaaaagaaacaattCATATTACAAAAACACCTAGCAAAATTAAGCATTGTGGTTTTGTTAGCATCATGTGACCATGCATCAATATTATTTAATACCTCTTAACATATGAGGCACTAGCCGATGGCAAAACAGCTTTAAAAGTGCTTAGTGGCATTACAGTGCACAATAACTGCTGAGGAATCTCAACTTGGTCACTTGAACAAGCAGTAAAAAGGAtaccttcatttttattttttattttttttaaatgttgaaaGCATGATCTGTGTGGCAGGGAGGGATTGGGTGCTGAAGCACAGGGCTGGCTCAAGGGCAAATAATGCCTTGTTCGAAAAGAGCTTATGGTGCGCCCCAGCTCCCAAGTGTATTCTGCCCCTTGGGAGAAAATGGTAAAAAAGTCAGAATGGGAGGAGACGGGAAAGGCCCCCTCTCCTCAGATTGACATGGATTAGCATCAGTAAGCACCTGTTATCTCTTGTCCTGACCTCAGCACTTTCCCAattccctcctccaccaccactactGTGTGCTGGATTTAGAAATGTAGAAATACAAATTTTCTAGATATAGAGATGCTGCATCTACACatcagacactttttttttttcattttctatcaatcaCATATCgccagcagaattgagccaaaaaaatctcttaacacaaatttcaaatttggtctaaataaccaagaagtagaGCATGCCCCTAGACTATGCATACCTTGGCCTGCCATTAACTTTGTCTGGCAAATTGGCTGTAAGACATTACAAGACAAACTCCTAAGGGCCTTATATGCAATAGAGAAAACCCTGGCCATTTCTAGCCACCCAGGAAAACTATTTTTGAAATCATTTGACAGCATTCATCAACAATTTTAGGAAATGAATCTTATTCAAATGATTTTCAACACTTCATAGATTACACAAAATATACCCACAGGTGTCAAGTAACTAttggagacaaatacagaacaaagataccataaagcataaatagaaatgtgcaggtaAAAATTTAACTGGAAATCTCAACAAGCCAGATGCTGTATACAATGCAACATTACCATTCCCCATAAAACATgaaacaatacaataaatataaatcatgaatcaaaATAGCAAAATCATGcaactaaaaataataaatatttaaaaacatcagataattaaaaatgttatatatttcccaaaataccaataaaatatttaaaaacagcagacacatcaaataacattcaataattaaaactaaacggaatttaaaaatctcctgttctccaaacctgagatcttttgatttccagtgatcctgagattgtcgtggactGGTGGAGGTGGAGCTATAGAAACTTTATCTCTTACTTATACACTTATCTTTTTTCTCACATACTTTCATACATTCTCTTGCACACTCCCTCTCTTATACATatttcctctctcatacatatacaggctctttctccctcataTACACCATCACACTTatacaggctctctttcacacacatacatgcactcataTGCATAGAAtttcacacacaccaatcataatagtaaaattatacgaatagaataaatatttcaaaacagctgacaaacaggacatcattcaataattaaacaaaaattctttaaaaagttctaaaaaaccccaataaaatatttcaaaacagcaaacacatcaaataacagtaaaatctaataataataataaatctcccgctctccatacctgggatcttttgatttccagtcaccttgagattgtcgtggattggctgcacaaactttatcttttctctcacacacacttacacactctCTAATGTACGCAgggtctctcttcctcacacacacacacacagactttcatgCAAaccctctatctctcacacatacatctgGTCATAGGCTTTTAGCTAcaccacacacattcacacatgcccAAGGCTCTTTCACACACCTACATATTCATATATGCATACAGACTCTCTCATGCACTCACACATCCATACAGGTCCTCGCACAtttacatataggctctcacacatccacacactcACATATGCATATAGGCACTCTTTCATGCTCTCAATCTTGCACACGCATACACTTGCATATGCATACAGGCTTTCTTTCTCTGTCACATACATATAGGCTGTCTCGCAcactacatacatacacatgtacataggctctctcacatcctgttgtctcacacacacacatacacttgcaTATGCATTCAGGCACCCTCGCTT
This genomic interval from Rhinatrema bivittatum chromosome 4, aRhiBiv1.1, whole genome shotgun sequence contains the following:
- the MAPKAPK3 gene encoding MAP kinase-activated protein kinase 3; its protein translation is MENNWNVPGSEEHSTASWPDTNSRANVQGSTGHNSTVIIGSEEHNANVPGSNKQSSANVPASEEDNGNVPGSDGQRGAITLVSEEHNGNVPGSDGQRGAITLVSEEHNGNGPGSDGQSSANVPASEEHNGNGPGSDGQSGADVPASEERNGNGPGSDGQSGADVPASEERNGNGPGSDGQSGADVPASEERNGNVPGSDGQSGAHVPASEERNGNGPGSDGQSGADVPASEERNGNGPGSDGQSGAHVPASEERNGNVPGSDGQSGADVPASEERNGNGPGSDGQSGADVPASEERNGNVPGSDGQSGADVPASEERNGNGPGSDGQSGADVPASEEHNGNVPGSDGQSGANAPASEERNGNVPGSDGQSGANAPASEERNANVPGSDGQSGANVPASEERSANVSGSCGHSNANVPGSDGQNANVPGLNGLSNVNMPGPDGCNNANIGHNIVKPSAHGAERFKVEIKRHAITDDYKVSKQVLGLGINGKVLECFHRRTGQKCALKILYDSPKARREVEYHGRASGGPHIVHILNVYENIHRGKRCLLIVMECMEGGEAFHPDSTTSDQAFTEREASEIMRDIGSAIQYLHAMNMAHRDVKPENLLVHIQREHRRPQDYRFWICQRDNSAKCTADSLLHSILRGTRSTWAREI